CTCTTATATGAAATCTAATAGTTACTTGTTCTCCTCGTAAATCCAAAAGATTTCCAATTTGATCAGTCAATGTAGTTTCCatatttgctatattttttagtaatagtcgtgaataagttaaataattcggcttttcaataattttatatccAGGACCTACATCTGggaaaaatgaatatataacttGACTAGTTGCTCCATTTACATATGATGTTGATATTTTATCACATGTTACAAATATACTATTAACACTTAATATGTTTACTATATTAGTTGATATATAGTATCCTGCTGAATATATTCCACTGTCAAATCCAAAAATACTTCTGATTGAATTTGAAGGTGTAAAATCAACTTTATAACCAGTTGCAATAGttaaatttgcatttaatgTATTCTTATTTGCtacaattataatatttggaacTGCTGAAGTTGCATCACCGTTTAATATCATAGTCGATTGTatgtaattatttatatcaacaaCTTCATAAGATCCAACTGGAATGTTTATATCCTTCCAAGTAGATCCATTATCTTTGctatatctaaaattattgtttgaagAATTAATATTAGGAAAACTGTAAGATGTATCTATACGAACTAGACCCATTTCATATTCTCTATCTtctctaaatttaataacaggAGTAAAAGTAGTTCTTAATAAACTACTATTTTCGCTCACTAATAAAcatgtcatttttatataagattatatttttttcaaaaattgggtatgtaaaaacaatttaatccACTTCTATATTTTCCATAATCTTTCTTAGAAGATAGATCTATAACAACAAATCCATGAGGATCTGACCATGctttattacaaaaatctttaaactcATCTTTTTCCATATCACTTGAAACATGATCATTATATatgtgatttaaatttttcgaATCTTGTggaaataaacaaataaaatttgtattttctcGTATAGTTTGCCTAggtaacataaaataattttgtacaagatagaaacaatctacattaCTATGTCTTCCtcgtatataatatttttcacacttattttgctttgttaattgtAGATCATCAAATATCATCAAATTATTCTTACGAATATCTAGATCTTTAGGATCTGGTACATCTTCTTCCGTTTCAAAAAACTTACACTCTATatcttttttctcatttaaattttttgaaatatcttcAATTACAAGCGCAGGGTTtgaatttgacttttttatttcgTCTTGTAGATTAAATAGTTCTAGAATAACttcttttagcaattttttttcaaaagattgctgtaatattttgtattctgGTTGAAAAAGAGactttccaaaaacttgtaaattattataatctaaccaaccaggtcttaaaagtaaattcaataataaaGTAGTTTTTCCACAACCCGACTTTCCAACAATAATTCTTCTTATACTCCTAGGGAGcaacttattattatttctcTTATTGTTATTCGcattccatgataaatctataatatccattttttatatatctagatttttatataaaaaattttttatatatataaaataatgtactgtgttaaatgtagaaaaaaaacaaatacactaAACTTGCAAAATGTTGTgagtaaaaacaatagaaatatgcaACGTGGAAATTGCGCTATTTGTGGAAGATTAAAAACTCAATTTGTATCATCAAAAACAGGAGGAGATTTAGTAAGTTCGATTAATTCAGCAACACGTAAAATAAAACTACCATGGTCGAAGTTTCCAGGTGAAATGCATTTACCGGGAATGAACTTTTCAGGTCCTggtactaatttagatgaaCGATTAACTTCTACTGACGCATATAAAGAATGGAGTAAACCTATAGATAGAGTTGATAATGCAGCTTACCATCACGATCTTGcttataaatacttaaatgaCACAGCAAatagaaatttagctgataaaatgatGATTGAAGAATTGGATTCTATAAAAAATCCAACAATACGTGAAAGAATTGAACGAGGTATTATAAAACCTATTATATCATCTAAAGCAAAGTTTGGACTAGGTTttgaaaatactcaaaaaaactaCAATCGATCAGCGAAAATATTATTTGGCTCAATCTAAATGGAAATGCACGATCAGAGAAAGTACATCCcaagtttttgataaatgatAGAGTCAGGATAACTAAAAAGAAGTCAACATTTGAAAAAGGATacacaccaagatggactgaagaagtTTTTGCTATATCAAAGATTCAGTACACAGATCCtccaacttataaaataacCGACTATAATGGTGAAGAAATACATGGTACTTTTTATGAGCcagaacttcaaaaaacaaatcagGAAATATTTAGAATCGAAAAAGTGATTCGTAAACtcaaaaacaaatcatttgtaaagtggTATGGATATCCTGATTCGTTTAACTCTTgggttgataataaaaaaattgagaaaattataatatagaacaattttttacaaaatacaaaaagttttataaaaattttgatttttgataattatagtTTGAATTGACCCATAAAAAAACGATCAGgattgataagaaaaaaattgaattttatcaaaaatatgtaaattacaATTTGAAATGAACCtgaaataatatgaaaaaaatgtggATAGTAAAATGGTCGAAATCAAAATGTGCCAGAACCCGCATTATATACTACTCGCCAACTTGCCCCAGCACGGGGTAAGTTGCTTATACTCAAGGGGTAAGTTGActcacaataataaaaattaaagtttaaggTCCTATTTATATCTATTCCAATAATACTTTAACCCCCCACtccttttaaaaagaaatcctaGCTGAAACatacttttatcaatatcatcaaACTTTTGGGTCAAGTCATTGTAACATTTTAATCAAAAGGgtaactataattaaaaagtatacaatTAAAcgtataatataattaaaaagtgaaaaacaaaacagtgtTCCGAATTTATGGTTATACAATAAGAATTAAAacgtatattattttattatatgaatattTTCAACTAATTGAGTTTCAAATCGGCCTACAGCAATTAttgcaaatgaaaaacaaaGAGTTTCCGATTATGCATGACTCGTGAGCCCAAAGGTGACATTGGGTGCATTGAGCCCAGACATCTTCTGgtttacttttagaaaacattCCAACACAAATCAAACAGAAATACTCCTTTTCTACAGAGTTATTTGGACGATTTAAACTTTTTCCCATTAAATGTATACTTCCTTTACTAGGTGATCTTCTACTCATCTTATCATTAtctttattcaacttttttgtttgttttttctcttCAATtgctaactttttctttttagctgattctttttctatttttaaaacattcatatttGGTGAATCTGTAAGGGTTGATATGgttctatttcttttattaaccCTAACTCTTTTTCGATAGAAAAAGAGTTAGGGTTAATAAAAGAAACAGAACTACAGTTAACTCTATAGACGCATTGTACATCATTATTGCTTGATGTGGTTCTGTATCTTTTGAGCAACCAGCTTCTAACATGTCATTTTCTGATATTGTAAAGTCAACATCAGTTACATTACTTATATTTAGCGCTGTACTTTCCACAGCACAGTCTTGTTTCAGAGATGGTCTATCTGTGTAATAGGCTGGCATAAAATCGTGTTCactaaaaatgttaacatttagTGGAAAAATTCCTGTTTTTGCAAAACCAACCTTGATATTATTAGGGGTACATGCTAATGGAAATGAGTAACACACAATACCTGGTATTCTGTAAATAGACATTGTGGAACCAGGGTGCATTGTCATCAATGCATTGCAAGCTGTGttagtgtattttttaaaaggtccaAATTCACTTCGATCTAGAGGTTGAAGTTTGTGGCTGCAATAAGGAGGAAATGAACAAACCGATACCccattttctttaaagtaatCTAAAGCCTTTACTGAAAGATGAGAGTCATGATTATCTAATAGCAACAAAGCCGTCGTTCTTTCGTACTTCTGGCATATTTGACAAAATGATgggaaaactgaaaaaattgaacttcGGTCATCCAACCAGATGGGTTTGCAGCGCCTGCACTTCCATTAGGAGcgccatttaaaaaatagcttttaaatttcacacgaggaaatatgaaaaatggTGGAATTGAATTTCCATTTGCAAAAACAGCAACTGCAACAGTTACTAAATTGCCTCTCTCAGCGGAAGTAAGACGTCcaatttgtttaaaaccttttctTGCTACAATATGATCTGGAGTTTGAACTGTGGTAATACCAGTTTCATCCATATTCCAAACATCTCTACTTTCTAATTTTAAACGATTAAGAACAATttgtaaattgttgtaaaacttttaaacatttgttgGATTAAAACTGGAAACATGTGCTTGACTTGTTgcctcatttttatttactgacAGTTTTTTGTGCCTTTTGAGCTAAGCACTGAACCAGTTCTCTCCAGCTGCTTCATTTGCACTCCAATTACGAGACATTTTTATGCTATTTGCTTTTCCATACTGATAAGCTAGTTTCCTCACATCCTTAGGAGAAAGTCCCCAATAAATATCAGAAGCTTCAGTCACATATTGTTTCAATAAATCTTCTTGTAAATCAGTAAAGACCTAAATGAACAataccaatattaaaataaataacactacatatatgcacacacacacaaacaaaacacagttataaaatataactgctatatatatatatatatatatatatatatatatatatatatatatatatatatatatatacatatacatatatatatatatatatatatatatatatatatatacatacatatatatatatatatatatatatatatatatatatatatatatatatatatgtatatatatatatatatatatatatatgtatatatgtatatatatatatatatatatatatatatgtatatatatacatatatttatatatatatatatacatatatatatatatatatatatatatatatatatatatatatatatatatatatatatatatatatatatatatatatatatatatatatatatatatatatatatatatatatatatatatatatatagactaaTAAAACAGCATCATTTTTTATAACGTTTTGAAAAGTGAAAGTCTTATCTGTTTTTCGTTTATAATTTCGCATCTGACCTTTCAGGAGGATTCAggagctttttattttgtttgtggAGTCCCGCAGGAATCAATATTTGgacctttattattttactaatgatataaataaatattaatgatattatatatataatgtaataaataataataaacttattatattgATGATATGAATAAAGCTTCTCATAAAATATCGCCAATTATGTATGCAGACGATACATATTTAATCTACAATAACtctgatgtaaaaatattgttcgaAACAATGAACGCTGAACTAGAAAGCTTTAACCAATGGTTTATAGCTAATAAGTTATCATTAAACtgtgaaaaaacaagttttactcTCTTCCATAAAATAAGATAATCAACTAATCTTCCGTTAAAGTTGCCAAAACTgtcaaacaacaaaaatgaaataaatcaaGTAAATTAAACAAGGCTTTTGGAAGTAATATTTGATGAGAACCTGATGAGAAATCATGGAAAACATATTAGTCTCATTGAAGCAAAAATATCTTCTGCTATAAGTGTATTATATAAACCTAGCGCCTTTCTTGATTATAAATCACGCAGCATGCTTTGTTTCATTCTTGTTCACTGTCATTTCTCCTACGCTAATATTATTTGGGCTAACACacgcaaaaataaatttaataagattACAGAGCCTTCAAAACCACGCATGTAAAGCAATGAACTATTTAAAGAGATTAGAGACTCTTCTCCTGTAATGAAATACATGAGTGtgttaaatatatcaaaacttaattcgcttcaaatattaatatttatgtataaatataagaataacttGCTGCCAAAAgtatattctaatatttttacatcggCGTTTTCACAAAATTACAATCTTCGATCAAATACCAACCGTAACTATCACTTGAGCAGAGTAAAATCGCAAGTGTCAAAATTCTCAATTATTAGCTAAGGGCCGTCATTatggaattaattaaaaaataacaatataaaaaatttgaaaagcactttctcttttaaaccaCAAATGAAATTGCATCTCCTTAATTTCTGACATATATGTAAGTATGTTTGAATATGTGCGTATGTTTATGTGTATATGTACATATgagtatgtatgcatatatgaGATTTATTCTTCACGTagtatttttcagaaaaaatatttgattttaaatttacttaagcCATGTGAGctttaaatgttattgtaaaGGCGccctatgaaaagattgtggtgacacCAGTCATtcgtatcttctttgagcccctgtctgtttcaaatatattctttgtgtaaggtaaaagtttcattgtaattttattattttatttttatatgaacagcgaaatatattaaaaaaaaaaaaaaaaagttttttttttataaaatacaagtattgaataaaatataaccAAATGTTTTCATaactaaaagtaattaaaaaaccttGTAATAGGTAAAAATATGTggtaatatgtaaaaatatgtaaccAAGTTAAAAGCATAAACATCtagttttcaaataatatatactaCGCAAGTATTATATGGAAAGTGCTCCTAGTAAAAAGCTAAAATCTCTTTAAGTttatcagaaacacgcagctcgcgcaatagttttcaaaaatcgtttttcttacacgaaacaactttttaaataaatgaatgttttaaatgtatatcaactaaatgtctttaatgcattatgctttatgtttaaatgcaGAGAAAATTTGTTgctaaatgtattaaaaaatctttaatgtctgaaacctaaaaacaaacaaaattttccaaaaat
This genomic interval from Hydra vulgaris chromosome 01, alternate assembly HydraT2T_AEP contains the following:
- the LOC136074610 gene encoding uncharacterized protein LOC136074610, with the protein product MYCVKCRKKTNTLNLQNVVSKNNRNMQRGNCAICGRLKTQFVSSKTGGDLVSSINSATRKIKLPWSKFPGEMHLPGMNFSGPGTNLDERLTSTDAYKEWSKPIDRVDNAAYHHDLAYKYLNDTANRNLADKMMIEELDSIKNPTIRERIERGIIKPIISSKANENIIWLNLNGNARSEKVHPKFLINDRVRITKKKSTFEKGYTPRWTEEVFAISKIQYTDPPTYKITDYNGEEIHGTFYEPELQKTNQEIFRIEKVIRKLKNKSFVKWYGYPDSFNSWVDNKKIEKIII